The following are encoded in a window of Dreissena polymorpha isolate Duluth1 unplaced genomic scaffold, UMN_Dpol_1.0 chrUn090, whole genome shotgun sequence genomic DNA:
- the LOC127864048 gene encoding uncharacterized protein LOC127864048, which produces MNTNKREEVDEGIEFDGNLDSTLPKLSSMLVIKDTPGNVLTNPQYTTKDGDSRPIIYPTEVDIPCLVFHKVFGNSATSESQPSTGEDFGSYFRSWNSDIIRTTATETEKAVIDDTGDTRDGTSSFINAVHEVSIGNSCFSDNPTSTQLSNVHHVISSSGEEPGRPEVVDLNTLTQELGDCNETLQEIYQQIRAAYNNSGVPEDERPLIPNNDFNYPSNVNEISQFDPQVPDEPAPASVLPPSPTATISVAPHMQAQSTSIAPPPSLEQTPEKRIVLTSEGVSSATVETAPKVLAPPSLGRTVTLVSPPRVVAPPKKSEASPPVTTPLTTGEETPVKPPTPICDGFDLASLDEPSPDTPSSPLGYIPQIGRAPDPSIDKEGAEHLLIMKEKLRQEREDASNMEEQTKIFKQEHDQIKGSETNKQISQFDPHVPDEPAPASVLPPPPTATVSVAPPMQAQSTSIAPPPSLEQTPEKRIALTSEIVSSATVETAPTVLAPPSLERTVTLVTPPILAQTPGSVTPRTDINDILKQARVHSAKLVEEEKVEKPTPPPPSSTLVREDTPRNVLTNPQYTTKDDDSRPIVYPTEVDIPCFLSEKDFGASATSKSQLSTGADFSSYFRSWNSDITGTTAKETKIAVIDNTSNTRFGTSSFINATHEVSIGNSCFSDNRSSTQLSNVHHVMSPSGEIPGRPEVVELNTLTQELDAPTSHFDKYKIDVAGLPAYTYSRTSIQDIERKCRKHLTKTRFSERDREAFLSKDVYLFTTVRQYNKFQFATSMDCRIEMKDIANTINCTYAPCVFVIEYKQLRTIAYIFEELQEKGLEFCVLILGHKSCINDMQSLHQRLVAFTSESDMQDAVDDLLERFSFSVLRKLMEQIGKDTNIGPNECKTGDSNETLQEIYQQIRAAYNNSEVPEDERPLIPKNEFNYPSNVNEISARVLQIQGVFACFKNNGRLKIYIDNTAVKSESECTNEVIHILAVCGFEKYSVFVGSLECYWQAGDAISNPQIEATLGGFANKCNGLSSPKKLFQQESQVHAEEPILVALISRHVATHLQSGDLKVSDKILGHIEYIHDLDWLDIVPVDVAKELQNECETRFRTEDGILKHAELSGFTLEHRSPVHIWGAKSAPGLGFLSECDPSESNNYMFFTSRSDEYVFCVPGDSGSIVCSRDRKGRLFALAILIGKFNPSKIIEQSQQNENYANKYDDISADEQKQESNEHAQNKNEETTCMGDEPAHGTDHRTESQLYSREGPQQEPTFVALNLINAFKGLSEKYNYEFRLCREKKEVKA; this is translated from the exons TACCAATAAGAGGGAAGAAGTGGATGAAGGCATCGAGTTTGATGGAAATTTAGACTCCACTCTACCCAAACTG AGTTCAATGTTGGTCATAAAAGACACTCCAGGAAACGTTTTAACCAATCCTCAATATACGACAAAGGATGGTGACTCCCGCCCCATTATATATCCAACAGAGGTAGATATACCGTGTTTGGTGTTCCATAAGGTTTTTGGTAACTCTGCGACAAGCGAAAGTCAGCCATCCACAGGCGAGGACTTCGGTAGTTATTTTAGAAGTTG GAACTCTGATATAATCAGAACGACCGCAACAGAAACTGAAAAAGCAGTAATAGACGACACAGGTGACACGAGAGATGGAACATCTAGCTTCATAAACGCAGTCCATGAAGTCAGCATTGGGAACTCATG TTTTTCAGACAATCCCACAAGTACTCAGCTGTCAAACGTTCACCACGTGATCTCCTCCAGCGGAGAAGAACCTGGACGACCGGAAGTCGTAGATTTAAATACATTAACGCAAGAATTAG GTGATTGTAATGAGACGTTGCAAGAAATCTATCAACAAATACGGGCGGCGTACAACAACAGTGGGGTACCTGAAGATGAGCGACCATTGATTCCAAACAATGATTTCAATTACCCCTCAAACGTAAACGAA ATTTCTCAGTTTGACCCTCAGGTGCCTGACGAGCCTGCGCCAGCCAGCGTGCTACCCCCTTCCCCCACTGCCACGATATCGGTAGCCCCTCACATGCAAGCCCAATCCACTAGCATAGCTCCACCCCCTTCATTGGAACAAACTCCGGAAAAACGAATTGTCCTGACCTCCGAGGGCGTTTCATCAGCGACTGTTGAGACTGCGCCAAAGGTTTTGGCTCCCCCTTCTCTAGGACGGACCGTCACCTTGGTAAGCCCGCCCAGAGTTGTTGCCCCGCCCAAAAAGTCGGAAGCTTCGCCCCCTGTGACCACACCCTTGACAACAGGGGAGGAAACTCCTGTGAAGCCGCCTACCCCG ATCTGTGATGGTTTTGACCTGGCCAGTCTGGATGAGCCGTCACCAGACACGCCCAGTTCACCCCTGGGCTACATCCCACAGATTGGGCGCGCTCCTGACCCCAGTATTGATAAAGAGGGCGCTGAACATCTGCTGATTATGAAG GAGAAGCTGCGTCAAGAACGTGAGGATGCCTCGAATATGGAGGAACAGACAAAAATCTTTAAGCAAGAACATGATCAAATCAAAGGTTCAGAGACAAATAAACAA ATTTCTCAGTTTGACCCCCATGTACCTGACGAGCCTGCGCCAGCCAGTGtgctacccccaccccccactgCCACGGTATCGGTAGCCCCTCCCATGCAGGCCCAATCCACTAGCATAGCTCCACCCCCTTCATTGGAACAAACTCCGGAAAAACGAATTGCCCTGACTTCCGAGATCGTTTCATCAGCGACTGTTGAGACTGCCCCAACGGTTTTGGCTCCGCCTTCTCTAGAACGGACCGTCACCTTGGTAACTCCGCCAATTTTAGCCCAAACACCGGGTAGTGTAACCCCTCGGACGGACATTAACGACATTCTGAAACAAGCAAGAGTGCATTCTGCAAAGTTAGTCGAAGAGGAAAAAGTGGAGAAACCTACGCCTCCTCCACCG AGTTCAACGTTAGTCAGAGAAGACACTCCAAGAAACGTCTTAACCAATCCTCAATATACGACAAAGGATGATGACTCCCGACCAATTGTATATCCAACCGAGGTAGATATACCGTGTTTTTTGTCCGAGAAGGATTTTGGTGCCTCTGCGACAAGCAAAAGTCAGCTATCCACAGGCGCGGACTTCAGTAGTTATTTTAGAAGTTG GAACTCTGATATAACTGGAACCACCGCTAAAGAAACCAAAATAGCAGTTATAGACAACACAAGCAACACGAGATTTGGGACATCTAGCTTCATAAACGCCACCCATGAAGTTAGCATAGGGAACTCATG TTTTTCAGACAATCGCTCAAGTACTCAGCTGTCAAACGTTCACCACGTAATGTCCCCCAGCGGAGAAATACCTGGACGACCGGAAGTCGTAGAATTGAATACATTAACTCAAGAATTAG ATGCTCCGACAAGCCATTTTGACAAGTACAAGATTGATGTTGCCGGCCTTCCTGCTTATACATACAGTCGAACTTCAATTCAAGATATTGAACGGAAATGcagaaaacatttaacaaaaacaagaTTCAGTGAACGTGACAGAGAAGCATTCCTGTCTAAAGATGTTTATCTGTTTACAACTGTGAGACAATACAACAAGTTTCAGTTTGCCACTTCAATGGATTGTCGCATTGAAATGAAAGATATTGCGAACACAATTAACTGTACATATGCGCCGTGCGTGTTTGTTATTGAATATAAGCAGCTCCGTACCATTGCCTATATTTTCGAAGAACTTCAGGAAAAGGGATTGGAATTTTGCGTCTTAATACTGGGTCATAAATCTTGTATTAACGATATGCAATCTTTACACCAGCGGCTTGTCGCATTCACTTCGGAAAGTGATATGCAAGACGCTGTAGATGATCTTCTTGAAAGGTTTTCATTTTCGGTATTAAGAAAATTGATGGAGCAAATTGGGAAAGATACTAACATTGGCCCGAATGAATGCAAGACAG GTGATAGTAATGAGACGTTGCAAGAAATCTATCAACAAATACGAGCGGCGTACAACAACAGTGAGGTACCTGAAGATGAGCGACCATTGATTCCAAAAAACGAGTTCAATTACCCCTCAAACGTAAATGAA ATCAGCGCTAGAGTTCTTCAAATACAAGGTGTTTTTGCCTGTTTTAAAAACAACGGGCGACTGAAGATATATATTGATAACACAGCTGTAAAATCTGAAAGTGAGTGTACAAATGAGGTTATACATATTCTTGCTGTTTGTGGATTCGAAAAATACTCGGTCTTTGTCGGTAGTTTGGAGTGTTATTGGCAAGCCGGTGATGCCATTTCGAATCCTCAGATTGAGGCTACGTTAGGAGGATTTGCTAATAAGTGCAACGGTTTATCATCACCTAAAAAACTCTTTCAACAAGAAAGTCAGGTCCATGCAGAAGAGCCCATACTTGTAGCTCTAATATCTCGCCATGTAGCTACACATTTACAGTCTGGTGATCTCAAAGTGTCCGACAAGATCCTGGGACATATTGAATATATACATGATTTGGATTGGCTCGATATCGTTCCAGTTGATGTCGCTAAGGAATTGCAAAACGAATGCGAAACACGGTTTCGAACGGAAGATGGTATTTTGAAACATGCAGAACTAAGCGGGTTTACATTAGAACATCGATCCCCAGTTCACATTTGGGGAGCAAAATCGGCACCTGGTTTGGGATTTCTATCAGAATGTGACCCAAGTGAATcaaataattacatgttttttacTAGTCGATCTGATGAATATGTTTTCTGCGTCCCCGGCGACAGCGGTTCTATTGTTTGTAGCAGGGACAGAAAAGGCCGATTGTTTGCATTAGCAATCCTTATTGGTAAATTTAACCCATCGAAAATAATAGAGCAATCGCAGCAAAATGAAAACTATGCCAACAAATACGACGACATATCAGCAGATGAGCAAAAACAAGAGTCCAACGAGCATGCACAAAACAAAAATGAGGAAACTACTTGCATGGGGGACGAGCCAGCACACGGAACAGACCATCGCACAGAATCACAGTTATATAGCAGAGAAGGTCCACAACAAGAGCCAACATTTGTTGCGCTAAATCTCATAAACGCATTTAAAGGATTGTCTGAGAAATACAATTATGAATTCAGACTCTGTAGAGAAAAAAAAGAAGTGAAAGCTTAA